GCGACTGCATGATAGACGAAGAATTTGACATGGATTCAGAGAGCAATAGGCGCATACTAGCAACTACAGATTATATAAGTTATGACGCGTTGCAGAGTAACAATGTTCCTTGCTCTCAGAGGGGTGCTTCATATTACAATTGTGAGGAAGGTGCTGAAGCCAACCCCTATGACCGTGGCTGCAGCGCCATTACTCGCTGCCGGAGTTAATTTTCTCTACTTTCCTAATTACATTTACATGTGGTATGATTATATTTCAATAATAAATTGTGGAAGTATTCTTCTTTTTTTTCATCCATGTACAAGACTAGCAGActgttctcgtttattgtttggTTATAATTATGTAACGCATCCCTTTGCCGCCAGTTTCCTGCTTCCACTATATATACATAAGAATTATATAAAAAGTTCAGAAACAGTGTATTTTTAGCATTTTTGAACAAGTACTCTTCATCACAAAAACCTTGAGTAACCATTGTCCATTCTTATTTACTTTTTTGCTGGAGGAGATACTAACGCGGCTGGATTTGTGAAAGCATTACATTACCGGGATGCAATACAATATAATCCCGTACTAAAGCTTGTAAGATGAACAAATAAAATCTTTTTAGGTTACATGTGGTTTATAATAATCCTACCCTTTGGACGCCCTATGGTAAATAAAATTCGTTGTACattaaaagaaataaaaataacATAAATTTAGCAGATTCAGAACTATAATGGACAGGAAAATTCGCAAGAAGAAATCTAGAATTCTTAAAGTAATGGAGGAACCGCCACTTAAAAGTTCAAAGAGTAGTACCCTCCATTAATGGCAACTGAACATATGAAATATAGTTGGTCTGCCTCTTGCGTACAGCATAACGAAGTTCACAATATTTAACATTACAGTGCTACTGTTGCCGTACGGCGATCCTAGCTTGTGTAAATTCGTAAACGGTCCCAAGTCCTGATCACATGGTTGAGATTAATCTCTACAGAGGACCAGGTAAACTATTTCTTAACAAGGTCACACCAACCCTAGGGGCTAGGAGTTTCGAATTCCGTTTAACCATGGTCTGTAGCAAACTCAAGCCCTAGATTTATAGATTAAACTCAAAAGACAGAAATGTCAAACCATGAGTTATCCAAAATTTGAACTCTAAATTTTCGCAAAGATCTGACATGTTTACTATAATAGGATCTATGTGCTAACAACATAAATACGCATACAGAACAATATTAGAAGCCTAATACGAACTGAATAAAGTGACAAAGTTGAGGAGTGCACAAGAGAAACTCACATTCCGATAATAGTTTGATGATTTTTTTTAGAATCATATTCATATCCTAAACAAACATCAGTAATATATAGAAGAATTTGGCAAGATAACATCCGAGGAGTAGCATGAGTTCTACTTGCAACAATACCTAACACGAGAAAAGGAAAATGACAACAAAGCCTTGCACATTAAAACTTGTCTGAGTCGCTGAATGACATTCACCTCAAGAAATCCTAAGCAGAGCCTTCATCAGTCTTCACATCTTCTTTCTTTGGGGGTGGCACTGGAGATGGAGATCCCTCTGCTCCCATTTCTGTTTTCAGTTCACTAATGCTCTGCTCCAGTTCATTTATCCGGCCTCCCATTTCATCAAGTAAAATACAGTTAAGGAAACATTGATATCATTTAAATCTCAATATGACTCCAACCATATAAAGGTTCTAAATATTTCCTAAGCGAACCGTATATGAAACTTGGGAAACAAAAGATAGCATAAATTACATTTATTACAATTTAGTGTGGAATAAAATCATCCATTTCCGGGTTTAAGGTAAATGGCGCAGATTGATAGTATTGCTTCAATCTAAGCAGGTTAACATAACCTGTTTTAATGGAACTGAAAGCTTTAAAGTAGTGCAAGAAGGATATTCTTTGAAACAATAGACTCGGACATCGTCTGAAACCTGGCTTGCTGCAATACAGTATGTTACTTAGTACTAGTTGTACCACAAAATCTGCAAACCAAAATATTGGAAGAAAGACACTGCAATTCAACTTACCATTTGTTCAAGAAGATTTTGTACCTGGAAACAAGAAAAGGCGCAAATGAATAAGAAGCTTAAAGATACACGCTTTCATGACTCTAATAAAATGACAACCTTATACCTGCAGAAACACTCTCTTGTTCCATACACTAATATTTACCCTATTTCATTAAAAGTATTAAACAGCAAGTTGTGGCTGCTCTTTATCTGTATGTGCATTTAAATTACATTTCATTCACAGAGACATATTTAAATTATGAACACAACGATAAGACAACAAATAAATTGATGCCCACTATATGAATATCATTTCGGGCCTTACTTCACAGCTAATAAAGATGTCATATATTTTCAAACTTCTCTAGAGTAAAATTAGGAAATAGTCAACAAACTCACAAAAACAGTCATATCAGCACTGCTTTGTTTCATATCTTCCGAATCTTGTCCATCCTGTCAGGAAAAAAATGGTCAGACTCAAGACTTTGATTAACGTCAAAATTCCACAGATTGGAGCAAGGGATAACTCATTACTTCACTATCAACATGAAAACAGGTATATAAATAATAAACCTAATTCAGCTAAGTTTTTCCTTCCACATTTATGCAAAAAGAGAGTTTCCAATAACACAGAAATTGCAGTATAAGACTAAAACACGAAAACAACATACAGTTGAACCTCGATTAAGTAATAATCGTTAAAGTAATAACctcgttaaaataatattttccgGTCCCAACATAATGGACACAGTGTATTTTTACTCCTGATAAAGCTAGGAAGCAGGGATTCGTTGGCTTCTTTGGTAAGCCAACGAATCCCCGTATCCTCACGCACCCCTGTATCTGATACTTGGATTCTTGAGGATACTTAATTACTCATAATATCCTACCTGAATATTTTTTTTTACACAATTTGTACAACAAAATTAAATGATTTGACATAAATTGTTGTGATTTTGATGCTTATATCATATATTTGTATCAATTTGTACAAAATTATTAGTTTTGCTACTAGATTGTATCATTCTTACcatcaaatatatatttataatattattatatatgcCGTATCCCGCCGCACCTAAATCCCCATTATTTTGAATTTACCGAATTCCCGTATCCTCGTACTACACACCCCCGAACCCGCACCCACGCTCATGCTTCTTAGCGATAAAGTAATAAACTCgctaaattaatattttctcgGTCTCAACCctattactttaaagaggtttaactgtATGTATATAGCTAAAATTAGATACAAACAAATGTTACAGAAACTGCATTCCTATTACTTCTAACTTGTTAAAGTAATTTCAAGCTATAAACACATGTTAAGTGTAACACAAGCTTATGATCAAAGTTTTGTGGCCAGGAATCTCAACTATCCTCAGTGGATCAGACAAGATAAACGGGTCTCAAATTATTTGTACCAAAATGTATTAGCCGTTACTTTCGCAACATTTTAAGTTTAAAAGAAACAAAGATTGTAAAGTTTTATTGAGGCAATGCACAATAAACCCCTTTCTAAATTCAAGTTTTAAAGGAACATTCTATGGTTTTGCCGCAATGTAAAAATCTATTCCCCGTCTTGTACATATGAATTTATACTGTTTACGAAATCAAGTATATACACACATATTATCGCAGCTTGTTCACCGAGCTTCGTATACAAAAATTGAAAATGCAGGATCGATAATTACATACATCTccataaaaaaatgaaaaaacaaaaacaaaaaggCACTAATCTAGTAGTCTCATCTCACGCTGTATgtgaataaaataattaaaaacagtTAGAAATTAAACCTTAATTTAAGATTGTCACAGTAAGATTTAAAAATCATACAAACCCTAAAACAAAAATTACTTGTAACCCTAGAAAacaataaattaaaaattaatgaaaaaaaataaacaaatagaTCGATTAAAGGAGTAAATTAGAGTAATCACGCACCATTTGAATCAGTCGAGGGGATTGAATTAGATGTTTGTATGTAGATGTGTGTGTATATATCTGGGTGAAATCGAATGGAAATGAAGGCGCTGTCTGTCCCTTTGTATAAATCTCCTTCAGTTCTGGTATCTTATTTAATTTACTATTTTGCCCCCTTCTACTGCTTTATTCATTTGAGTAttaatttgaatttcaaaaatttcaaatCAAATTAGAGCCTGAACGATGCACAAGTCACCGTTCATGAAAATACTGTCAATTTCCGTGAACCGACTTGGAGTTTGGACACCTTGTTTGtgcaaaaaaaaaatatattttttaatttaatgttatcatttttttatatattaataaACTACAAACTTTATATAGGTTATTAAAATGAATTGTATATATAATCTTAATTATGAGATCTCTAACTAATAAATAAGGAAATTCCTCACTTTAATTGAAAATGCTTAGAGTAAAGTCAATGATCTTATAAAAATAGGTGCACCTATTGTTATAATTTAGAACCAAAAACTGATTTTTGGTGTTAAAATAACAAAACGTCTCCAATAGTTGGTTCTATATTTAACTATATTGTTTCAAATTTAACTAACTTTCCTATTTATGTGTATAAAAAATTTTCAATTTTACTTATTCTCTCTTTCCCTCTCTTTTTATAATTCTTTTGTAATGTGACAAATATAGCACACTGCTATATTTTATGCTATGTTTAGCACAGACCATAGAATCTTGTTATTTTAAAACAGTGTTTACATCATCATTGAATTGTCAAAATTCACATTTTATGCTATATTATTGATACAGCACACCATTGGACATGCTTTTACAACGAAGGATTTATGGTGAAAGGTTGAGACTCGATGGCGCCCCTGGAATTCAAATTTTAATCATTTTCACTAATTTACTTTACTGACAAGTTTTTTCACTTACAATCCAAACACTTCCAAGTTCACCAATTAATTACTTGCAGTGTACGTGCATTATAGAGAGAAAACTCGGAATTCAATGTCAAACACATTGTAATATACAATCAGATTTAATCCAAGTACAACAACAACCTGCAAAGTTGCAACCATATTGCTTGGGGTCGAGACACAATTACGACGGATTTGGTTATAGTTAGCCGTAAACTACTCTTCACAAAATCCCAGCAGCCGTGTACAAACTATTCTTAATAGAAATATAATTATACATAAGCACTTCATTTTCGCTTTTTTGCTGCTGACAATTTATCATCCACATAGGGATATTCTAGGGGAGCACTCCACAGACCCCACAATATTAGTAAGTGGATACAAAGAAGCAGGAAAGATGAGTAACTATTCGAGGGATAGACATTCCAGCAAAATTCCACCCCTACAAACAAGATTATGCTGCACAAAGAACGGACAAGAAGTTGTGAGCTAGTAATATATATCTACGGTGTTGGGATCAGCAATAAAGAAATGAACATGTAAATCTATTACAAGCTAACTAACCGTAATAATGTTGGAAAAGGGGTCTTCCACAACAGATATGGTAAGGTATAGAAATACCTGCATTTGAAAGCATGCAACAATGTTAATGGCACTTCACTGAAAGTGTAAACTGTGTGTAGAAGAATACAATACATTTTCATCACGCTACAAGGAAATATGATACAACTAACTTTCATATATAGATAGTATCGCATTATTGGTTAAGACCCTCAAATTCTGACTATTACTCAGTTATATTTTGCACAAACATATTAATCATATTA
This sequence is a window from Apium graveolens cultivar Ventura chromosome 9, ASM990537v1, whole genome shotgun sequence. Protein-coding genes within it:
- the LOC141686245 gene encoding protein RALF-like 33, encoding MAPSSVFHFTIFSTLVLTAILVSSSVTVGGSGDSWIPMKPACTGLIGDCMIDEEFDMDSESNRRILATTDYISYDALQSNNVPCSQRGASYYNCEEGAEANPYDRGCSAITRCRS
- the LOC141687481 gene encoding heat shock factor-binding protein-like, which produces MDGQDSEDMKQSSADMTVFVQNLLEQMQARFQTMSESIVSKIDEMGGRINELEQSISELKTEMGAEGSPSPVPPPKKEDVKTDEGSA